The nucleotide window GCAAATCTGTTAGACTGTTAAAAGTAGAAGTCTGCAAGTGTAGGTACTCAAACTTAGCCTGGTTAGAGAGCATATACCTTTGTAAGTCTTTAACTACCGGTTTTTTCATAATATCGTTCAGTTTTTCCTTAGACAAATTACCTACAATTTTTCCGTTAATGTCGTCAGGATAGGGCAAGTCGCCATTAGGATATACGGTTATAGCATAACTCGTCACTTTTTCAGCTACTTTTTCTCCTCTTAACGCTTTTATAAATCCCCATGAGTTATTTAGAGTAGACCCATATTTTTTCTTTAAATCTGATAAAACCTTATATAGTTCTTCTGGATCTGGTGCCAATTTGACCTTTGATGTAGGGTAGTCAATGGCAGGAAGGATGACTATTTTATAACGGCATTCGTGGACTTTCTTTACCTTTTCCTCTAACTTACTTAGGTTATATCTAGTCACGACTGTCTGAACGTTTACCTTTAGTCCGTATTCCCTAAACTTACATAACGTGTCGTACGCTTTCACATTCCAATGGTACTCGTCTATTGAATAGTGAAGGAAGTCTATTCTGTCAGCGAGCTTTGCGAGGAAGCCCTCATCGCTTAGTCTGTACCCGTTGGTCGTGAGCATAACGTAGAACGAACCGTCGTGTGCATATTCTAAAAGTTCTAATATATCCGGTCTTATAGTAGGTTCTCCTCCTTCAAAGGAGAGGACTACTATTGAAGAGTCCCTCATATTGTCTATAATTTTCTTTACTATTTCGGTTGGCGCTTCACCCAGTTCCCCAGAATAATATGCAGGTAAACAGAAAGTACAATGCAAGTTGCATCTGGACGTGACCTTGAATGTAGCATAGCCAGGTTTAAACGGGTCCTTTAAAATTTGTGTGTCAAAAAACCACTTTAGGGCCTTTAAATCTCTATTCACGTTTTAAAAACCTCCTTGTATGTCTTAGATACTCTTCGGCATTCTCATTAATTAACCTTATTTCTTCTTCGCTTACTTTTCTAATCACCTTTGCTGGGACACCTACAGCTATACTGTAAGGCGGTATCTCCTTACCTTGGGTTACCACTGACCCAGCACCGATTATAGAGAACTCACCTATTTTAGAACCGTTAAGTAAAATAGAACCCATACCTATTATTACGTTAGAACTTATTTTGGCCCCGTGGATTACAGCATTATGGCCTATACTCACCCTATCACCTATCTCTACTTTATATCCTGTGTCCGTATGGATTGAAGTGTTCTCTTGGACGTTACTCTCTTTACCTATCCTAATGGAATCATTATCACCTCTGATTACTACGTAATGCCAGATACTAGTTAGATCACCTATTTCTACGTCTCCTATTATATAGGCTGTAGGGTGAACGTATGTCTTCTCAGAAACCCGGGGCTTTATGCCCATGTATTCTTCAATCGGCATACTAATTTCTCTTTCTCAGTTTAGCAATAAAAAACCCAGTCATATCGTGTACTATTGGGTGGAACCTTATGACCTCTTCTACCTCAAACCTCGAGTCATTGACTACGTCTTCATTTTCTAAAGAGGTCATCGTACAGGTAGAATAGACTACCACTCCATCCTTTTTAAGTATCTTATAGGCTGAGTTTATGAATTGTCTTTGGTATGAACTTAAGTTCAATAGATCCTCTTTTCTCTTTTTGTCATAAACTTTGGGCCTTAGACCTAAGGCGGAGCAAGGTGGGTCTATCAGGACTTTATCCACATTCTGTAAGTGGAAGTCCTCATACAAGTAACGTGAATCCGCCTTGTATACTTGAATACCTTTCATTCCTAACGTATCTAGCCTTCTTTTCAACTCCTCGACCTTTTTTGTAGTATGGTCAAAACCAATTACCCTGCTGCGTGGTTGGAGTTGAAATACGTGGGTGAGTTTACCGCCAGGGTATGCGGTCATATCTATTATTAGTTCATTTGGCTGAGGGTCTAAAATATGTGCTACG belongs to Stygiolobus caldivivus and includes:
- a CDS encoding radical SAM protein; translation: MNRDLKALKWFFDTQILKDPFKPGYATFKVTSRCNLHCTFCLPAYYSGELGEAPTEIVKKIIDNMRDSSIVVLSFEGGEPTIRPDILELLEYAHDGSFYVMLTTNGYRLSDEGFLAKLADRIDFLHYSIDEYHWNVKAYDTLCKFREYGLKVNVQTVVTRYNLSKLEEKVKKVHECRYKIVILPAIDYPTSKVKLAPDPEELYKVLSDLKKKYGSTLNNSWGFIKALRGEKVAEKVTSYAITVYPNGDLPYPDDINGKIVGNLSKEKLNDIMKKPVVKDLQRYMLSNQAKFEYLHLQTSTFNSLTDLLSYAAEMAKWRFLGRG
- a CDS encoding gamma carbonic anhydrase family protein is translated as MPIEEYMGIKPRVSEKTYVHPTAYIIGDVEIGDLTSIWHYVVIRGDNDSIRIGKESNVQENTSIHTDTGYKVEIGDRVSIGHNAVIHGAKISSNVIIGMGSILLNGSKIGEFSIIGAGSVVTQGKEIPPYSIAVGVPAKVIRKVSEEEIRLINENAEEYLRHTRRFLKRE
- a CDS encoding methyltransferase domain-containing protein; the encoded protein is MKKVYGTKLNELLSSLLVPNSRLYVRVNTLKTSTSSLSEEMPFLRPDEDFEEAMYVEVRGPNKIVEHDTKVVVDKRTAESVMTGANVYRPGIKKILGNGKEVSVISENGVLVAEGILTPDGMVKVTNTLYTAPQLSEYEGLKKGYFLLQGKASMYVAHILDPQPNELIIDMTAYPGGKLTHVFQLQPRSRVIGFDHTTKKVEELKRRLDTLGMKGIQVYKADSRYLYEDFHLQNVDKVLIDPPCSALGLRPKVYDKKRKEDLLNLSSYQRQFINSAYKILKKDGVVVYSTCTMTSLENEDVVNDSRFEVEEVIRFHPIVHDMTGFFIAKLRKRN